Part of the Trichoderma asperellum chromosome 1, complete sequence genome is shown below.
TCTGGTGGCATCCTCTGTGCTTTCCAATTTTAACTACACAGATATTTAGTGATAAATTTGACTGAACAAGGGAGTCGAAACAACACACCAAAGAGACGGTCCATTTTTACGCCGACACTCATGGTAATAAATTTGATGATTCCTTTGGCCATGTGTTCTGTCGCTCTGGGTTTCTGCGAAATGTCTCTTTGTGTGGATGCTGTGTTTTACTCTTTGTGATTAGGCTCTTAGAAAAAGTCTACTCCGTCAATAGAACATGACTCCTTTAGAGCCTGGTACTATATGGCTGTAAATTCCAACAACCCGCCTCCACGTTGGTCCTTCGCACTGCGCTAGCATTAGTAAACCCGGGACCGTTTCTACTTTCATTAGCCCTTGAACAACAaacctataaaaaataaggtTGtttgcactttttttttccccgcaTCACAGGAATACGAACACTGAGGCAGATAGGCAGGCGGCTACTGTAATAACTCAGCCTATCCAAACACAAATTAGAGTATTGGATTGAGGGGTAACCCGATTCAAGCTGCATCAACTCGTGACCCTTTTTAGGTATCTTCGATGCCTTTCCTTTTACCGTAAAATAAGCTCTTTTCGTCCCAATTTCCTCTTTCATATATATAATCGATCTCGCTGCCTTGGGAACCAGTGCCGTCGCCGTCCTCCAAGGTTTGCGTGCAATCTTTGTGCTTGACGCATTCTCTGCGTTGGCATCAGTTTCGGACTCTGACTTGCTCTGCTTCGGTGAGACTCTTTTACAATGGTGAGATCAGCCATTATATCCTTCGGCTTGCTAATATTCATAGTTCCCGATTGATAATGAGCCGTTCTTGAGTGCATTCGGTTGAGGGTCTATTCGGGACATATGTGGCTTAACAAAAGCTGCATGCGCCTTTCTCGCGATTTTCTGCATCATCCACGTACTTCTAGTCTTCACTTTACCCAAATACAGGTACAAATACGTTCCCACTGGGCGAATGGTTCGAACAAGCCGTCATGAAGGAGCTTCAAGTACTTCCGGTAGGACGCTTCCAGGTATCCATAAATAAGCATGCATCTTAAGAACTAGATGTGCTGATCTGTATCTCTTTAGCCTTCATCATCGTATACTCCTCCTAAGGCGCCCGAGGGATTGTACCACTCCGGGCCTGGCGTGTGTTGGGTTGGTTATCCGTTGATAGGAGATTGGTGCTCCTATGGGACGTGCCGCCGACCAAGCGCTCCGAGTTCGAGTCGGAACAGCAACGGAAGGATGTGTAGGATCTCGATTTAGGCCCTTGCTGTAGTGTCCATGGAGCATGTTGGCTGCCTAGAGACCGTGTCCGCTGTTCCATCGGGATTTTCATGGTTTTTCGAGCGGGACATTGTTGCCTAGATGCTGATcacagcatcaacaccgGAACTGAAAAGAAACAGGCTTCGAATTGTCCACTAATAGACTCTGTTAAAGCTGTCTTGGATACCTCCTTACATGTCGCAGTTATTGTGGAAGCATTGCTCAATATTGTCCATCTGTTCTCATGCAATCTATCAGCCATTTTGGTCCCGGTTGTAAAGGGAGAGATCCTGACCTGCTTTCATTATTGGCCTGCCCAAATCGCGTCCAtcgctttcttctcttcttcaattgcTTAAGTAGTCCGGGCCATATTAGACGCAGCGCTAGTTGCAGTAGTCCTCCATTCACAACATCACCCAGGTCTATACAGTCCCTCTGATTCTTATCACATAGGACGATGAAAAGGGATGCTATTGCAGATGCATGATCCGACGAACTCAGGAACCTATATCGTAGCTCAACTTGCTACCAAGACATAATGCCATCCAGGATGCCACCAACAAGAGCATGTGACCATCTACATCGAGTGTTACAGTGGGGATGTAAAAGTAACGAGTATAATGCATAAGAAAGTCTATAAGTATTACTCTGTTAGAGATCCTacaattataattaaaattaaataggttttttttatagattttttaaataataataatatataatgtctattatagttttttattaatatttttataatttttttaaaaaaaaattaaacaataaaagtataataatccATTATATTAATCAGCCAACAGGGCAAAATATTAAGCCAATAACCACTTATTACGACCTGAAACCATAAGATATGTACTCCGGATATACAACGGACCGATGGGCCAATTAGGGAAGGATCACAGCCCTTAGAGTGAGCCATCCTAGATGGATCTCTATTAAGAGAGTGAGCCACTATAAGAGGATCATGATCTGAATCGTGAGCCTCACGAaacgacttactatataagatcgTTCATTACGCTCATTAGATATAGTTTAGATAGTCAGTCGTTAACATAACATCCATATAACAATCAGATTGGACTCTCATccaaagttattagctacgTGACTAAGAACGCTcataagatcccttgcatctctctgccaacataaacccgacgttagaggtttatcccttgggaactagttaccctatactaggtataggatcagaacgtcacACCACTATTatagcagttactgtaatagaaccagctgcttataaaggctttgcagttatagtaaaccaggttataatatagagtattgctattcgggcgGTGCATTTTTGCTATTCAGGCGGTATTCTAGCCTGACTAGGCCCTTTCTAGCTAGGTTTAGCGGGGCCCAGGCCGGCCCATTAAAATACAGTGTAGTGCACTaggatatataaaattaattgcAAATAAACATTGTAACTTTATattgtaatattataactttaaatttctattaAGATTGCAATAGAAGGTGCATTAAcctttaaagacttttttaatggccttaataataattctgCCTGGCTATATAATATTGGAGATAGCCCTTAGCCTGCTAATGGCGagtttaacttctttaatgcCTCTGAAGATAAAGTTTataaggaaaatgctataaataaagctattttaagcattaaagataaagttaaagataaagttaaagctgcTGCAAGTCTTATGGAAGCCTTAGCTTAAAAGAtccctttgctgctgctagtataataatataacttctttaataagctttttaactTGCTGcaatgctattattataataatggCGCTGTAATTATTAAGAAGTCGCCTGgcaataaagttaatattaacgGCATGCTTCTTTTAacctattatttaataatttataactgcGGTGCCTTTTAGGCATTTTAAAGCTTAGGCGTTAAAAAGGCAGTAATAAGTAAAGTTAACTGcctatttaaaattacagCTTTTGCCTTAAAGAAAGCTAACTAGAAGtagactttttatattttagaaggctgctataattataaagcttcctttaatttattagtatatagtatctattgctgctgtatagaaaagcaataaaagattaagaaGTTGCTGTTAGAGTATAAGGCCCTCCCTGCCTGTAAGATAGAAGAGATTATAAGGTTGTAGACTGAAggtgctttttatttttaatttaaagatatttataataactgtTAAATAATCTAGAAATTAAAGCTCAGCGGCCTTACCTTAATGCAGCAGTGGGTTTATTTCCTGCAACAgcataacctttattatttcattagctataataaagattataaagttaaagcaGTTTTCTAGACTTACCCTTGGTGTAAAGCAATATAGAAGCATTTCCTGGAAGTTCTTGGCctagataatatatataagattaatagGTTTAAAATATACCTTTTTTAGGTCACTGATGTTATAGATTAAAACtctattataaactttacctttaggttaattaaaataaagcattaggaaggctataattaattatataactatttaaatgACTTCTGGCAGTAACTTTAGGTCCCTCtgccctttattattataactaataaGGAAAAGGCCCTGAAAAACGCATTAGAACGTGTGTTTCCAGacgtgcagcagcaagcctgCTTTTATTACATTAATGTAAATGTCTAcgctaaaataatattatattagaaGAATAATGACTCTAATGAGGCATTTAACTTTAATGCTAATGAACTTGCTGCCCTAGAGGCTATAGAGGCCGCCCCAGAGGCCACTGTAGATCTTAGTAataaggaagaagaagattacAGCAAggaatactttaaaaaggcttagaataaggttatatatattgaagaagaaaataactttaaggcAGCCTGAGTATAGCTCCTCTTTACTTATAGCAACTGCTAAAAAGCCATTATTAACTATTTCATTAGTAAATATCTccttattattaattaatttctacAGTGCTGCATTAAACGCTATTAAAATTTcagttaaaaaataaatagtcCTATAGAAATAGCCcataagaatattaaaatatatctcCTAACCAGCACAGGCAATCTcctttacctttataaagcctttatataaataattataaaaaaaaagcaagattatctttaaatagctataaggCAAGAGGttaagctgcagcagcactatATCAGCCAGGCCTGGCTGGGATTACTTTTAATGTAAATTAACTATACTGCTGTTAATCTTCTTATTCAGCAGCATTACTACACTAAGGCTGCTGTAAAGGGAAACCAAACGCTGCTGCCGTATACAACTTTATGCTACTTTATACAGCAATATATACTGCCTTACATTCATTATATTGCTAAAAAGGTAATCCTAGAAGAAGCGCcgttaataaagaaagtcATTTACTTATGCTAGTAGCTAAATAAGCCCTTAATATTTCTCTCTGtaattttctatataaaGTCTACTAACCTAGCGTCCTAGGACCTAAACAAGCTGCTACTTTAAATCCAAGACCCAGatgttattaaaaatctacgAGGCCGGCCGAGATTGCCTTAGAATAGCAGAGTTCCCGTTAATTGCAACTTGCAGCCGATTATAACACTCTCCCTGCCGACCTCTAGTTAACCGGGCGGTCGAAGACTACCCTCAAGCATATGGCGCACTTAAACGGCAGCAGAGGTTAAAGCTGCTAGTCAGGGAGCCTTGCAGACAAGGCCAAAGCGATCACGAGTTGCAGGAAGCAA
Proteins encoded:
- a CDS encoding uncharacterized protein (antiSMASH:Cluster_1.2) codes for the protein MKELQVLPPSSSYTPPKAPEGLYHSGPGVCWVGYPLIGDWCSYGTCRRPSAPSSSRNSNGRMCRISI